A window of Flavobacterium flavigenum contains these coding sequences:
- a CDS encoding helix-turn-helix domain-containing protein, which yields MKPYKFEDLPDIIGELLTKIDSIEKLLQENKLNTVAANDELLTISEAAILLKLSVATIYTKVCRNEIPANKQGKRLYFYRTELLNWIKLGRIKTITEIQQETELKFNPSKSFK from the coding sequence ATGAAACCATATAAATTTGAAGATTTACCAGATATTATTGGTGAGCTCCTGACAAAAATTGATAGTATTGAAAAACTTTTACAAGAAAATAAATTAAATACGGTAGCAGCTAATGATGAATTACTTACTATTTCAGAAGCAGCAATACTGTTAAAATTGTCTGTGGCTACAATTTATACAAAAGTTTGTAGAAATGAGATTCCAGCCAATAAACAGGGTAAGCGTCTTTATTTTTATCGGACAGAGCTACTAAATTGGATAAAATTGGGTAGAATTAAAACTATTACTGAAATACAGCAGGAAACTGAATTAAAATTTAATCCTAGTAAATCATTTAAATAA
- a CDS encoding recombinase family protein gives MLRKYCSINQIQIRTVIYEDHSAKTFNRPQWKNFLADLKKYNNRINMFFL, from the coding sequence ATGCTGAGGAAATATTGCAGTATTAACCAGATACAGATACGTACTGTAATATATGAAGATCATTCGGCCAAGACTTTCAATAGGCCTCAATGGAAAAATTTTCTTGCTGATCTGAAAAAATATAATAATAGAATCAACATGTTCTTTTTATGA
- a CDS encoding histone H1 encodes MKDLIAKINAEIENFKTESESLAEKGVKAAGARARKSSLEIEKLLKEFRKVSIEESKK; translated from the coding sequence ATGAAAGATTTAATAGCAAAAATCAATGCGGAAATCGAAAACTTCAAGACAGAATCTGAATCTTTAGCAGAAAAAGGAGTTAAAGCTGCCGGAGCAAGAGCCCGTAAATCTTCATTAGAAATTGAAAAACTTTTAAAAGAGTTTAGAAAAGTTTCTATCGAGGAATCTAAAAAGTAA
- a CDS encoding alpha/beta hydrolase family protein, with protein sequence MNNNFFSYLYLWLSLIILPEMVFSQSNNFTIQDVKFESQGITLAGSILKPKNPVAAVVIVHGSDPVKRELEFAKRLAKEGIAVLTYDKRGVGESGGVYVGPSVGTNNIDTTNLTLLSDDANEAVKTFRAFLKNEKTPIGLVGFSQAGWIIPIAASKNSQIEFMVLFSCPTITTLEQLRFQFYTNGNNNFWENHADADAREHIKNDPDKYQFVATDPKISLSTLSIPGLWLFGEKDIQIPVKLCIEQLNTFKVQGKPFEYTLFPTLGHDTSSIDKTIPFYISIQWIKQNALNIRMSKALIK encoded by the coding sequence ATGAACAATAACTTTTTTTCTTACTTATATCTTTGGTTATCATTAATAATTTTACCAGAAATGGTCTTTTCTCAATCAAATAACTTTACCATTCAAGATGTGAAATTTGAAAGTCAGGGCATAACTCTTGCAGGTTCAATTTTAAAACCTAAAAATCCAGTAGCAGCAGTTGTAATTGTTCACGGTTCTGACCCAGTAAAAAGGGAACTGGAGTTCGCAAAGAGACTTGCAAAGGAAGGTATTGCTGTACTGACATATGACAAACGTGGGGTTGGAGAATCTGGTGGTGTGTATGTTGGACCTTCTGTTGGTACTAATAATATTGACACTACAAACCTTACTTTATTATCTGATGACGCGAATGAGGCAGTAAAAACATTTCGGGCCTTTTTGAAAAACGAAAAAACACCAATTGGATTAGTTGGCTTTAGTCAGGCGGGATGGATAATTCCAATTGCAGCAAGCAAAAATTCACAAATTGAATTTATGGTTTTATTTAGTTGTCCTACGATAACAACTTTAGAACAACTTCGATTTCAGTTTTATACGAACGGAAATAATAATTTTTGGGAAAATCATGCAGATGCAGACGCTCGTGAACATATTAAAAATGACCCTGACAAGTATCAATTTGTGGCAACTGACCCAAAAATTTCTTTGAGTACTCTTTCAATTCCCGGTCTTTGGCTTTTTGGTGAAAAGGACATACAAATTCCTGTGAAGTTATGTATAGAGCAATTAAACACATTTAAAGTTCAAGGCAAACCTTTTGAATATACCTTGTTTCCAACTTTAGGGCACGATACATCGTCTATCGATAAAACAATACCTTTTTACATTTCAATTCAATGGATAAAACAAAACGCGTTGAATATTAGGATGTCTAAAGCATTGATAAAATGA
- a CDS encoding barstar family protein has protein sequence MAYGKDTFVNIIEDENGKIRHRRKIFINGEFCETKEDFWNKYVAEIDSESGKLFGKNLQAFNNAITAGGPGFPEDCIIEIIGTEKFEKVFGKEDFEFIIRLLRDAEFVDLIIEKENIG, from the coding sequence ATGGCTTATGGAAAAGATACTTTCGTTAATATTATTGAAGATGAAAACGGAAAAATTCGACATCGCAGAAAGATTTTCATAAACGGAGAATTTTGTGAAACTAAGGAAGACTTTTGGAATAAATATGTAGCGGAAATTGACTCTGAATCTGGAAAATTATTCGGAAAGAATCTTCAAGCTTTTAATAACGCAATAACAGCGGGAGGACCTGGATTTCCAGAAGATTGTATAATTGAAATTATTGGTACTGAAAAATTTGAAAAAGTATTTGGGAAAGAAGATTTTGAATTTATAATCAGACTACTGAGAGATGCTGAATTTGTTGACCTGATAATTGAAAAAGAAAATATTGGATGA
- a CDS encoding TlpA family protein disulfide reductase: protein MKSKINIILITLFYINNIYSQSTLTVGSKTPTIDVTNSFLKKNINLEDKFIVLDFWNPECSSCLDEISHLNKLAIKYKSNKNLIFLSITYRNIDEIKSIIKIIPFETNIIIDETAKSFKDFDRVRKGDYGAWIDYETILIDNKGIIKWIDSSKNLNEEIIENFLNNKTIFSVKDNYENNYATNIDTDTPATDEFLLNINSKYEKVKYSFTLSSVQRKEQSVKKVVNKIDDGIYVCINENLKRHISNLTSISELKIITPQNRLENFNIIYKNRLDKLNNTEELIKSDVKFNLLRTLNLKEYLENKTTEVYVLSLVDKNKLENSIDNGLPNQLRENKSYFFFNNTNTKYLCNKISEKFNYIVEDESNLTTNFNFILNKNNIEEIIKNLSAYGLQLKKQTREIQFNVYK, encoded by the coding sequence ATGAAATCAAAGATTAACATTATTCTAATTACATTATTTTATATTAATAATATATACAGCCAATCTACATTAACTGTTGGTAGCAAAACCCCCACCATAGATGTGACTAATTCATTTTTAAAAAAAAATATAAACTTAGAGGACAAATTTATAGTTTTGGATTTTTGGAATCCTGAATGCTCGAGTTGTTTAGATGAAATATCGCATTTAAACAAGTTAGCAATAAAATACAAATCTAATAAAAACCTAATATTCTTATCAATTACATATAGAAATATTGATGAAATTAAGAGTATAATTAAAATAATTCCTTTTGAAACTAATATTATAATAGACGAAACAGCTAAGTCGTTTAAAGATTTTGATAGAGTTCGAAAAGGAGATTATGGTGCTTGGATAGATTATGAAACTATACTTATTGATAATAAAGGAATTATTAAATGGATAGATTCTTCAAAGAACTTAAATGAAGAAATAATTGAAAATTTCTTAAATAATAAGACAATTTTTAGCGTAAAAGATAATTATGAAAATAATTATGCAACAAACATTGATACAGATACTCCAGCAACTGACGAGTTCTTATTAAATATCAATAGTAAATATGAAAAAGTAAAATATTCATTTACATTATCAAGCGTCCAAAGAAAAGAACAGTCCGTAAAAAAAGTAGTTAATAAAATAGATGATGGAATTTATGTTTGTATTAATGAAAACTTAAAAAGGCACATTTCAAATTTAACCAGCATTAGCGAATTAAAAATAATAACACCTCAAAATAGATTAGAAAATTTTAACATCATTTACAAAAATAGATTAGATAAATTAAATAACACTGAAGAATTAATAAAGAGCGATGTGAAATTTAATTTACTAAGAACACTTAACCTAAAAGAATACTTAGAAAATAAAACTACAGAAGTTTATGTTTTAAGTTTAGTTGATAAAAATAAATTAGAAAATTCTATTGATAATGGATTGCCTAATCAATTAAGAGAAAATAAAAGTTATTTTTTCTTCAATAATACCAACACAAAATATCTTTGTAATAAAATATCTGAAAAATTTAATTATATTGTTGAAGACGAATCTAACTTAACGACAAATTTTAATTTTATTTTAAACAAAAATAATATTGAAGAAATTATTAAAAATTTAAGTGCTTATGGACTCCAATTAAAAAAACAAACAAGAGAAATTCAGTTTAATGTTTATAAATAG
- a CDS encoding transposase — protein MKKYLFYVGIDVSKAKLDINILDSLTLKSEHFIIENNIESISIFIKKLDTKVDKKCTLFCCENTGVYTNHLSSVLVKINLDLWIVPAIEIKKSKGISRGKNDKTDAKDISYYSYRNIDKLKLYTFASLDIQKLKMLYTEREKMVKALMLIQATKESKEFTKKIVFKEVSQINQTLVKSIKNSIHKIESKIKEVIKANDQLNKQSQLIRSIPGLGEQTSVYLIIATKGFTAFKTWRQFACYSGVAPFEHSSGSSVKGRTRVNHMADKKMKSLLQMCAMTTLKYDSQLKEYYNKKKVEGKNSMLVLNNIRCKLISRVFAVINRETPYINTYKFAS, from the coding sequence ATGAAAAAGTATTTATTTTATGTAGGGATCGATGTATCGAAAGCAAAATTGGATATTAACATCCTTGATTCTTTAACTCTTAAATCAGAGCATTTTATCATAGAAAACAATATTGAAAGTATTTCGATTTTTATTAAAAAACTGGATACTAAAGTTGATAAAAAATGTACTCTTTTTTGTTGCGAGAATACTGGTGTTTACACTAATCATTTATCAAGTGTTTTAGTGAAAATTAATTTAGATTTATGGATTGTTCCTGCTATTGAAATAAAAAAATCAAAAGGAATTTCAAGAGGAAAAAATGATAAAACTGATGCTAAAGATATTTCTTACTACAGCTATAGAAACATCGATAAATTAAAACTTTACACCTTTGCGAGCCTAGATATTCAAAAACTAAAAATGCTTTATACTGAAAGAGAAAAAATGGTAAAAGCTTTAATGCTTATACAAGCGACAAAGGAAAGTAAGGAATTCACAAAAAAAATAGTTTTTAAGGAAGTATCACAAATTAACCAAACTCTTGTAAAATCTATTAAAAATTCAATACACAAAATTGAATCAAAAATTAAAGAAGTCATTAAAGCAAACGATCAATTAAATAAACAATCTCAACTTATCAGATCAATTCCTGGATTGGGAGAACAAACCAGTGTGTATTTGATTATTGCTACAAAAGGATTTACCGCTTTTAAAACTTGGAGACAATTTGCGTGTTATTCAGGTGTTGCGCCCTTTGAACATAGTTCAGGCTCCAGTGTAAAAGGAAGGACAAGAGTAAATCATATGGCAGATAAAAAAATGAAGTCATTATTGCAAATGTGCGCTATGACAACATTAAAATACGATTCTCAATTAAAGGAATATTACAATAAGAAAAAAGTGGAAGGTAAAAATTCAATGCTGGTATTAAACAACATTAGATGCAAACTTATAAGTAGAGTTTTCGCAGTTATTAACAGAGAAACTCCTTATATCAATACCTATAAATTTGCATCTTAA
- a CDS encoding DUF1810 domain-containing protein yields the protein MAAINNGLNRFLEAQNKLYLTALSELKDGKKETHWMWFIFPQIKGLGKSEISELYAIENLQQSEEFLGHPILGKHLIESAEALLRFKMKSIETIFEDLDARKLQSSMTLFSLTNNTNPIFQEVLDAFFAGKFDPLTLSILNEMMHPALQ from the coding sequence ATGGCAGCAATAAATAATGGACTAAACCGCTTTTTAGAAGCACAAAACAAACTATATCTTACGGCTCTTTCTGAACTTAAAGACGGCAAAAAAGAAACGCATTGGATGTGGTTTATATTTCCCCAGATAAAAGGACTCGGAAAAAGTGAAATATCGGAGTTATATGCTATTGAAAATTTGCAACAAAGCGAAGAATTCTTAGGGCATCCAATTCTTGGAAAACATCTTATTGAATCCGCAGAAGCATTGCTACGTTTTAAAATGAAATCAATAGAAACTATTTTTGAAGATCTCGATGCACGCAAACTGCAATCCTCAATGACACTTTTTAGTTTAACAAATAATACTAATCCTATATTTCAAGAAGTTTTAGATGCTTTTTTTGCAGGAAAGTTTGATCCTCTTACTTTATCAATTCTAAATGAAATGATGCATCCTGCGTTGCAATAG
- a CDS encoding RagB/SusD family nutrient uptake outer membrane protein: MKNKNIIYKILASGLLLLGTGCTDLDENVYDKVIGEETKFKAEDLASLMAPAYTSFRDVYWGWDAAFCLYEESSDLIVTPLRNGIGWGDYYITMHQHTYEAPLPHAEGNWAYLFGGVNNVNKAIFQIEQIPDLENKETVFQELRALRAIYYYLLLDNFRNVPIVTKYDLPKGFLPEQNTGKEVYDFVESELKGALPYLNDNNKRETKYYGKVTKWAAEMTLAKLYLNAEVYIGTPKWNEALAEVNDVINNGGFALTTNYLDNFIIENQSSSEQIFSIPFDQKKAGGSYWPFKTLAVESQATYELAGGPWNGSGGIPQFIDTYDSDDQRLKDCWLGGKQFDSKGEPIMITDPNDSSKKIQFEYLNYLTDVNGCEPNEGYRMVKYEIGKGQIAQTSNDVPFYRLADAMMIKAECLLRTGNAAEAAAIVTKVRERNFRKTNPAKATVTGAKLLGGSVYKYGTYKAGVITNYEGGADIEYGGFLDELAWEFVGEAHRKQDLIRFGVYSRKSWFSKKGDIGVEPKDYFRAILPIPKVQLERNSKLKQNPGYQ, encoded by the coding sequence ATGAAAAATAAAAATATAATATATAAAATCCTTGCTTCGGGCTTACTACTTTTAGGAACAGGATGCACCGATTTAGATGAGAATGTTTATGATAAAGTAATTGGTGAGGAAACTAAATTTAAGGCAGAAGATTTGGCAAGTCTTATGGCACCTGCTTATACGTCATTTAGAGATGTTTATTGGGGCTGGGATGCGGCATTTTGTTTATACGAAGAATCATCAGATTTAATAGTAACGCCATTAAGAAACGGTATTGGCTGGGGAGATTATTACATTACAATGCACCAACACACTTATGAGGCTCCACTACCTCATGCAGAAGGGAATTGGGCTTATTTGTTTGGAGGTGTAAATAATGTCAATAAAGCTATTTTTCAGATAGAACAAATACCGGATCTTGAAAATAAAGAAACTGTTTTTCAGGAACTAAGAGCTTTAAGAGCTATTTATTATTATTTATTATTAGATAATTTTAGAAATGTTCCTATTGTAACCAAATATGATTTACCTAAAGGATTTTTGCCAGAACAAAATACAGGTAAAGAAGTATATGATTTTGTAGAAAGCGAACTAAAAGGAGCTTTACCTTATTTGAATGATAATAATAAGAGAGAAACTAAGTATTATGGAAAAGTTACAAAATGGGCTGCTGAGATGACTTTGGCAAAACTGTATCTAAATGCTGAGGTTTATATAGGAACGCCAAAATGGAACGAAGCTTTAGCTGAAGTTAATGATGTTATAAATAATGGTGGGTTTGCTTTGACAACTAATTATTTGGATAATTTCATAATAGAAAATCAATCTTCTTCAGAACAGATATTTTCTATTCCTTTTGATCAAAAAAAAGCAGGTGGAAGTTACTGGCCATTTAAAACATTAGCGGTTGAAAGTCAGGCAACTTATGAATTAGCAGGAGGGCCCTGGAATGGTTCTGGTGGAATACCTCAATTTATAGATACGTATGATTCTGATGATCAGAGATTAAAAGATTGCTGGTTAGGAGGAAAACAGTTTGATAGTAAAGGAGAACCAATAATGATAACTGATCCAAATGATTCAAGTAAAAAGATACAATTCGAGTATCTTAATTACCTGACAGATGTTAATGGCTGCGAACCTAACGAAGGATATAGAATGGTTAAATATGAAATTGGTAAGGGTCAAATTGCACAAACAAGTAATGATGTTCCTTTTTACAGATTAGCCGATGCTATGATGATTAAAGCAGAGTGTTTGTTAAGAACAGGAAATGCTGCCGAAGCTGCAGCAATTGTAACAAAAGTAAGAGAAAGAAATTTTAGAAAGACTAATCCGGCCAAAGCAACTGTTACAGGTGCGAAACTGTTGGGAGGAAGTGTTTATAAATACGGTACTTATAAGGCAGGAGTAATTACAAATTACGAAGGAGGAGCGGATATTGAATATGGAGGTTTCCTTGATGAATTAGCCTGGGAATTTGTTGGAGAGGCACATAGAAAACAAGATTTAATACGATTTGGAGTATATTCAAGAAAGTCCTGGTTTTCAAAGAAAGGAGACATCGGTGTAGAACCTAAAGACTATTTTAGAGCTATTCTTCCAATACCGAAGGTTCAATTGGAGAGAAATAGTAAATTGAAACAAAATCCGGGGTACCAATAA
- a CDS encoding SusC/RagA family TonB-linked outer membrane protein encodes MNFINFSVMQIFEGKLWKKKMRFTTFFLLIFFTSFAQKKIQGSIKDVNGVPMPGVSIMEKSTSNGVLSDFDGNFEIVLKNQNSALLVSYMGYISQEVATESKNKVDVILKEDTQELNEVVVVGYGTQKKERVTSAIASIKEKDFTRGAIRDASDLIRGKVAGLTISNGSGDPGASSNISLRGVSTLLGNAGPLILINGVPGSMNTVAPNDIASIDILKDASAAAIYGTRGANGVILITTKTVNKDIAPTITYSTFATINNFYNKADFLDATQQRNFRAQGLRIPYVDAGADTNWLDQISGSGFAQNHNLALKGGNVKTNYTVNLNYIDETGVFNNTFNKEYRFSFDVNHSMFNDKLKINLNLLNGTQNMGLSEGTVAYAYRQAMIRNPTAPIYNSDGTYVEKEDGKTKFQYYNPVAIINETIEDRNNTWQRFSANLTLDLLPGWDVGAQFSKNKNTGLNGYAETKKHYSNSINLRNGVASRNTGTTDTDLVEITSKYHKILDKHEFTVLGGYSYQYIVNQGFSASNSDFPTDAFSYNNLGSGNALTDGLAGMGSYKDDNTLIGFFGRVNYNFNSKYDLLVSIRREGSSKFGANYQWGNFPAVSAGWSINKESFLKDVETVNALKLRAGYGVTGVIPNDSYMSLTLYNYEGYFYNDGKWVRGLEPVSNPNPDLRWEKTTEVNMGLDFGFFNNRISGSVDLYSKKTIDMLWRYAVPKPPNVYDWTTANVGKMENKGIEILLNTIPVKTDNFVWNSSMTFSHNKNKLTSLSNNLYQIEGDYINRGNTGDPISFDTHRLEVGQSLGNFWGLKSVDITNNGEWIVELPDGTRKTLEPSMYNDTNKQYLGNGIPQYYAGWTNTFSYKKFDLSMVLTGAFDFQILNSQRMFYGNSKTDYNMLSSASDKVYGKAVLNYNPTYVSYYIEQGDYVKVDNITLSYNFDVKPFKFINAMRLYVSGNNLATFTKYKGLDPEIKREDPTSQGMDNRDKYPSTTGMTLGLNVTF; translated from the coding sequence ATGAATTTTATCAACTTTTCAGTAATGCAAATTTTTGAAGGTAAACTTTGGAAGAAAAAAATGAGGTTTACTACTTTTTTTCTTTTAATCTTTTTTACCTCATTTGCGCAAAAAAAGATCCAGGGTTCTATTAAAGACGTTAACGGAGTTCCTATGCCGGGAGTGAGTATTATGGAAAAGAGTACTTCCAATGGGGTTTTGTCAGATTTTGATGGAAACTTTGAAATTGTACTTAAGAACCAAAATTCTGCTTTATTAGTTAGTTACATGGGATATATTTCTCAGGAAGTAGCAACTGAAAGTAAGAATAAAGTAGATGTAATTCTAAAAGAAGATACACAAGAGTTAAATGAAGTAGTTGTTGTAGGATATGGAACTCAAAAAAAAGAAAGAGTAACCAGTGCTATTGCCAGTATAAAAGAGAAGGATTTTACAAGAGGTGCTATTAGAGATGCTTCAGATCTTATTAGAGGTAAAGTAGCAGGTCTAACAATTAGTAATGGGTCCGGTGATCCGGGAGCATCATCTAATATTTCATTGCGTGGAGTTTCTACTTTATTAGGAAACGCTGGTCCCTTGATCTTAATTAATGGTGTGCCGGGAAGTATGAATACCGTTGCCCCAAATGACATTGCTTCTATCGATATATTAAAAGATGCTTCAGCAGCTGCAATTTATGGAACAAGAGGTGCAAATGGGGTTATTCTTATTACCACAAAAACGGTAAACAAAGACATCGCACCAACTATTACCTATTCAACATTTGCTACAATAAATAATTTTTATAATAAGGCTGATTTTTTAGATGCCACACAACAAAGAAATTTTCGCGCTCAAGGATTAAGAATACCTTATGTAGATGCTGGGGCTGATACCAATTGGCTGGATCAAATTTCAGGAAGTGGATTTGCTCAAAATCATAATTTAGCTTTAAAAGGAGGAAATGTTAAAACAAATTATACTGTGAACCTTAATTATATAGATGAAACAGGTGTTTTTAACAATACATTTAATAAAGAGTATCGATTTTCATTTGATGTTAATCATAGTATGTTCAATGATAAGCTAAAAATTAATTTGAACTTACTAAATGGAACCCAAAATATGGGACTTTCAGAAGGAACAGTAGCGTATGCCTACAGACAGGCAATGATTAGAAATCCTACTGCGCCTATATATAATTCAGATGGAACTTATGTTGAAAAAGAAGATGGTAAAACAAAGTTTCAATATTATAATCCTGTAGCTATTATAAATGAAACAATAGAAGATAGAAATAATACATGGCAAAGATTTTCAGCCAATCTGACACTTGATTTATTGCCAGGATGGGATGTAGGGGCACAATTTTCAAAGAATAAAAACACGGGCTTAAACGGATACGCAGAAACCAAAAAACATTATTCAAATTCGATAAATTTACGAAACGGTGTGGCTTCCAGGAATACAGGTACGACGGATACTGATTTAGTTGAGATAACATCCAAATACCATAAAATTTTAGATAAGCATGAGTTTACAGTATTAGGAGGCTATAGTTATCAATATATCGTAAATCAAGGATTTTCGGCTAGTAATTCTGATTTTCCTACCGATGCTTTTTCCTATAATAATTTGGGTTCAGGAAATGCTTTGACGGATGGATTAGCAGGGATGGGAAGTTATAAAGATGACAATACATTAATTGGATTCTTTGGTAGAGTGAATTATAACTTTAATAGTAAATACGATTTATTGGTTAGCATCAGGAGAGAGGGATCTTCTAAATTTGGTGCAAATTACCAATGGGGAAATTTTCCTGCGGTTTCTGCAGGATGGAGTATTAATAAGGAGTCTTTCTTAAAAGATGTTGAAACTGTAAATGCTTTAAAATTAAGAGCAGGTTATGGAGTAACAGGAGTAATTCCTAATGATTCTTATATGTCACTGACATTGTACAATTATGAAGGCTATTTTTATAATGATGGAAAATGGGTGAGAGGATTGGAACCGGTAAGTAATCCTAATCCTGATTTGCGTTGGGAGAAAACAACAGAAGTCAATATGGGGCTTGATTTTGGATTTTTCAATAATAGAATTAGCGGAAGTGTTGATTTGTATAGTAAAAAAACAATTGATATGTTATGGAGATACGCTGTGCCAAAACCTCCTAATGTATATGATTGGACTACTGCCAATGTTGGAAAAATGGAAAATAAAGGTATAGAAATTCTTCTTAATACAATTCCTGTCAAAACGGATAATTTTGTTTGGAATTCCTCAATGACTTTTTCACACAACAAAAATAAGTTAACAAGTCTTTCCAATAATTTATATCAAATTGAAGGAGATTATATAAATAGAGGAAACACTGGAGATCCTATTTCATTCGATACGCATAGATTAGAAGTTGGACAATCATTAGGTAATTTTTGGGGTTTAAAATCGGTAGATATTACTAATAATGGAGAATGGATAGTTGAATTGCCGGATGGTACAAGGAAAACACTTGAACCTTCTATGTACAATGATACGAATAAGCAATATTTAGGGAATGGTATTCCGCAATATTATGCAGGTTGGACCAATACTTTTAGCTACAAAAAATTTGATTTAAGTATGGTGCTCACAGGAGCTTTCGATTTTCAAATACTAAATAGTCAACGTATGTTTTATGGAAATTCTAAAACCGATTATAATATGCTGTCCAGTGCATCTGACAAAGTGTATGGTAAGGCGGTATTAAATTATAATCCAACTTATGTAAGTTATTATATTGAACAAGGAGATTATGTAAAGGTTGACAACATAACTTTATCCTATAATTTTGATGTTAAGCCGTTTAAATTCATCAATGCAATGCGATTGTATGTATCCGGGAATAACTTAGCCACGTTTACAAAATATAAAGGTTTAGATCCGGAGATAAAAAGAGAAGACCCTACGTCTCAAGGAATGGATAATAGGGATAAATATCCAAGTACAACGGGTATGACTTTGGGATTAAATGTAACTTTTTAA